Below is a window of Virgibacillus sp. NKC19-3 DNA.
CAGGTCTTAGTACCATCACTTTTCCGGAAGTATCAATAACTTTTATCATTTCGTCTTTATTTACCGTTCCAGGAAAATCTGCATACAAATCATATGATTCAAATGTAGAGGTCCGTATTTGTTTATAGCCATAAGTAGTAAAGCGAGTCCTGAGCGTTTCTATAAGCCTATCTCTTATCTGAAAATCTTCAACCCCCGTATGCTGACCGTTATCCATCATGTATGGTTGCATGGTAAATCTCCTTTCCCATTCGCTTTATCACTTTATTGCTTTATTTAAGTAAAGTTATATAGTATTCTAATAAGTATACAGAAAAAAGTCAATAAAAAATAAGGAGAATTTTCATGTTTGATTATCATATTCATAGTAATTTTTCCGCTGATTGTGAGACATCAATGGAAAATACAATAGAACAAGCGATAAAATTGGGTCTGAAGGAAGTCTGTTTTACCGAGCATATCGATTACGATTACCCGGATACCACCATTCATTTCGAATTTGATTTGGATCAATATGATCGAAAATTAAAAGAAATGCAAGCTGCTTATGCTGGAAGACTTCGAATAAAAAAGGGAATCGAAATTGGCGTGCAGCCTCATTTATTACATCGATATGAAACACTAATGCGAGAGAGGGCGTTTGATTTTGTCATTTGTTCCATGCATACAGCTGAAGGAAAGGACTTACATTCCGGATCTTTTTTAAAAAATTATACCGTAAATGAGGCACATCAAGCGTATTATGAGGAGCTTCTGGATTGTGTGAAAAACTATAAAAACTTTGATGTATTAGGACATGTTGATTTGATTAAACGATATACGAAAGAAAAAAGCAGTAATAATTTTCATGATATCCTCGCAGCTATTTTCAAAGAAATTATTCCAGAGGGCAAGGGGATTGAATTAAATACATCCGGAATTCGATATGGTCTGGAAGGTGGCATGCCGAGTGTGGATATTTTACATTTATATAAAGAATGCGGTGGCGAAATAGTAACATTAGGCTCCGACTCTCATATAGAAACAACAGTGGCCTATCAGTTTAAAGAATCGCTGGAAATGCTTGAAGCCATTGGATTTAAATATGTGGCTACTTTTGCGAACCGTAAGCCGACGTTTCATTCGATTGCAAATCTAATATCATCATTCACATAATCGCCTTCCTCATAACTGCTAATACATGGTATAATAAAGAGAGGAAAATTATTGTATAAGTGTGTGCTCAAAAAAGGGGATAAAAGGACCGAGGTTAAGTGCGCCACGTTCTGGGACTGCGCGTAAATGCTCGTCCCACCGAAAACATTTGGGACTGCGCTAAAAGCTCGTCCCACCGGAAACATTTGGGACTGCGTGTAAATGCTTGTCTCATCGAGGTGTTATTTTTACGGGCTTTTTTGACATCCACTATAAACATGGGTTCAGTAAGTGAGGGGAAAATGTTTGAATAAGAAAATCATTATAAGTTTAACATCATCTTTAATTATGATTGTAGGTGTTATTACTATTTTATATACACCAAGTAAAGCCAAATCGGAACATTACAGCGGGGATCCAACGGTGTTTGTTCATGGTTATAAAGGAACATCCAACTCATTTGGCTTTATGTTGGATCGGTTTGAAAACTCCTACCAATGGGGAAATAAAGCGTTGGTATATTATGTTTCCTCCCAAGGCAGGGTAGAGGAATACAATTTGAATAAAGGGAAACAGGAGCCAGCATTTGTACAAGTGGTTTTTGAAAATAACCGAGCTAGTATTGATGATACAACATATTGGTTATCTTCCGCTTTACATCATATGAAGGAGTCTTATTCTATTGATTCTATTAACCTTGTAGGCCACTCGATGGGCGGAATTACTGGTTTGCAGTATTTGCAGGATTATGCGGGAGGAGAATATCCGAATGTAACTAAACTGGTTACGATCGGCAGCCCTTTTAATGGGATTTACAGCCATGAATATTTTCAAATTCATCAGGATGCAGGAGCCATCGATTTAAAACCGGATTCCCTTGCGCTCCAGCTGCTGCATGATAAGACGATTCCGGAAAATACGAATGTGCTTAGTGTTGGCAGTACAGGAGATACAGTGGCCATGCCGGAGAGTGTACAAGCCATACAATCCATTGTACCGAGTCATCAATTGGAAGAGATTATGATTGAAAACAAGCGTCTTGGACATAGTGCTCTGCATGAAAGTAAGCAGGTTGATAAAATAATTCATTCTTTTCTGTGGCAAGATGATCGCAGATAACTTACAATAGTACAGATGAATATAATCAAATACAAACGGAAAAATTTCTAAAGGAATGATATAGGTGGTAAATTATCATCATATGTACGACAAATTAATAAAGCTAACACCAGAGACAAATGTGATGGTGAATGAACCTTTAAAAAATCATACGTACACTCATCTTGGCGGAGAGGCTGATTTTTTAGTAACACCAGAAACATATGAACAAGTGCAAGAAATTGTAAAGCTTGCAAATACAGAAACAATTCCATTTACTTTACTTGGAAACGGATCTAATTTGATTGTTAAAGATGGAGGGATTCGCGGAATTGTCATGAATCTGAAAAAGCTGACCTCCGTTCAAACAGATGGGGCGATCATTGTTGCACAAAGTGGCGCTAGAATTATCGATGTTTCCAGGGAAGCATTACGCGTGAAACTTTCTGGTTTGGAATTCGCTTGTGGCATTCCAGGTTCTGTAGGTGGCGCATTGTTTATGAATGCAGGTGCGTATGGTGGAGAAATTAAGGATGTTCTCATACGTACAAAGGTTGTTGATCGAGAAGGAACCCTCCTGGATCTATCTGCTGAGCAACTGGACCTCACATACCGCGCCAGTAACATACCGGAAAAGGGATATATCGTATTAGAAGCTACATTTTCATTAAAAGTAGGTGAATACGAGGAAATAAAAGCAATGATGGATGATCTAACCTATAAGCGTGAATCGAAGCAACCATTGGAATATCCGTCGTGTGGAAGCGTATTTAAACGTCCACCAGGCTATTTTGCTGGGAAATTAATTCAGGACAGCGCACTTCAGGGACAAGAAATCGGAGGAGCCCAAGTGTCATTGAAACATGCTGGTTTCATTGTAAATAAAAATGATGCAACAGCAAAAGAATACATTGCTTTAATTCACCATGTGCAGGATACGGTAAAAGGAAAATTCGGCGTTAACCTTGAACGCGAAGTGAAGATTATTGGGGAAGACTGATGAACATAATAGGAAAAGCTGCAGGTATGCTCAGTGAGGAGCCTGTAGCTTTTTTGTGAGGTTGAACAGGTAGACAAATCAGTCTATGCGACTGAACGGAGAGGGATAAACTTAGAGTCCATTCTCAGGTACATGATTCGGGTAAATTAAGTCCTAGCATGTACCTGATAGTCTATCTCAAGTACATGATTCGAGCCAATCGAGTGCAAGCATGTACCTGATAGCTCATCTCAAGTACATGATTCGAGCCAATCGAGTGCAAGCATGTACCTGATAGTCTATCTCAAGTATATGATTCGAGCCAATCGAGTGCAAGCATGTACCTGATAGCTGTTTTCTGGCACGTGCTTCGGTCCATTCGCTTCCTTTTCAACACCACATAAATGAAAAGCGTCCCTGCCACATATGACAGAGACACTATTCTATCTTCTAAAACGATGCAAAAAGCTTTGCAGGCGTTCATTTGTTGAATGCTCCAGCACCTGGCTTGGAGATCCTTGCTCAGCAATGACCCCATCATCCAGGAATAAGACTTTATCGGCAATATCAAGTGCAAATTCCATTTCATGGGTGACGAGTATCATTGCCATTTCACCTTCTTTTGCCAGATCTCGAATGACTTCAAGCACTTCCCCAACAAGTTCAGGATCAAGTGCTGAAGTTACTTCATCAAATAACATCACTTTTGGACGCATCACCAATGCCCGTGCCATTGCTACCCGCTGCTTCTGTCCACCGGAGAGTTGACTTGGGTACATATCCAGCTTATCACCAAGCCCAACCTTTTCCAGCATTTCAGCAGATTGCTTCCGTGCTTCTTCTTTATCGGATTTACGAACATGGATGAGTGCCGACATGCAGTTTTTTAAAATAGTCATATGCGGAAATAGATTAAAATGCTGGAACACCATCCCAATATTGTCACGTACTTCTCGTAGATGTTTTTCATTTGCTTGGACCATTTTACCGTTCTTTTCCATCTTCCAAAGATTGACGCCATCGACGATGATGTCACCTGATGTTGGTGTCTCCAATGTCATTAACATACGAATAATTGTCGTTTTACCAGAACCACTTGGTCCAATAACAGCCACTTTTTCAGCCGGTTTAATGTCCAGGTCAATTCCAGTTAATACTTTCACATCACCAAATGATTTGTGAACATCTTTAAATTGTACAATAGGTTCTAACATTAGGCTGCTCCCCTTTTTTCAATGGTACTTAGTGCTGACTTTTTATTGAAGTTTCCATTTACTCTATTCTCTAATTTTTTAATTAGAATGGCAGATGGATAACTCAATATCAGGAATAGAATTGCCACAATGGTTAATGGCTCTATATATGTCCAATGTTGCGCTCCGTAATCGTTCGCCATTTGCAAAATACCTACAACACCGATGGTTGATGCTAGTGGAACTTCCTTAAACATGATAATCAAGTAATTTCCAAGCATCGGAATGGTGGGTGGTATCGCTTGTGGTAATACAATCTTAGTCCATTTCTGCCTCGTTGAAAAATTTAATGCACGAGAAGCTTCCCATTGCCCCTTATCAACACCATCGATTCCTGAACGGTAGACCTCTCCAATATATGTACTAAAATGTATTCCAAGACCTAATACAGCACTTGTAAATGGACTTAAGGCTACCCCGACAACAGGGATCATCGGCCATGCATAATAAAGAAAGAATAATTGAACAAGTGGCGGAGTGGAACGAATGAATTCCATTATCCATGTAATCACCCAGTTGAAGGGTTTATTGGGTACTCTTCTTAAAAGTGTCCAAACAAGGCCAAATACTAATGCAAATAAGTAGCACGCAATGGTTAGCCCCAACGTTATGCCAATCCCCTGGATAACGATAGGGAAGGCATCAGCAAATGTCTCCCAGCTCCAGCTATTGTTATTCATTAGTTAGCCACTCCCTTCTTGGAAACTTGCTCCATTTTCCGGGTTAGCCATATTAGTGGGAGTGCCATAATAAAGTAGAATACGAGCACTAACAGGTACACCATTGGTGCTTGTGACAAATCGTTGCTTCTTAAAATATCACCGTAATATAATATGTCTGTCATACCAATTAACGATACGAGGGATGTAGCTTTTAACATCTGGATAAGGTAATTCCCGAACTCCGGTAACATCATACGTACAGCTTGCGGGAAAATAACAAGCCGCATTCGTTGCAAGCGAGACATATTAAGTGCTGTGGCAGCTTCCGTTTGCCCCTTCGCTATAGAAAGAATCGACCCGCGTACGACTTCAGACATGTATGCGCCGTAGTTTAAGGCAATAGCAATAACACCTGCCCACCAATTACTGCCAAGTTCAATTCCAAAAAGAATAGGGATGGCATAAAATAACCAGAATAATTGGACGATTAAAGAAGTACCACGAAATATTTCTACATAAAAACCGGTGAATTTACGAAGTACAATATTATTTGAAAGGCGGCATAATCCGGCAATAAATGCCATCAGATATCCAAAAAAGGCAGAAGCAAGAAGAACAGTAATTGTGATGGTAATTCCTTGCATTAACACCGGGAATATATCAATGATTGCATTAATGGTAATCACTCCTTTGTCGTATTGGATGTGAAAAAATATAGGTCCAGTTCTCCTCGGGCGAGGAGCCAGACCCTATGGAGCAACTATTTTCATACGTTTTTAATGTAAATTAATAATTTTCTCCGTTGCATACGGACTCTGCTGTAATTTCTCCAGCAGCCACGGAGTTACTGTCTGGATCAAATCCATTTGCTTCCAGGAGTTCCTCTACCGTCCCATCTTCTTTTAAATCTTGAAGTGCTTCATTGTAGGCGTCACGAAGATCGGTATTATCCGGATGGAATGCCGGTGCTCCCCAGCTTGGCACACCCTCAATATCCGGTTGCTCAAAGTTCTCTACGAATTCAAGCTGTGATTCATCAGACGTTTCCATGGCCAGTCTAAGCGTCATTTCTGTTGCCGTTGTAACGTCAGCTCTATCTGCTTGAATAGCAGAAAAGGTTGCTGGAATATCCGGAGCATTTGTTATTTGATCTTCACTTACCCCCATTGTTTCCAAATAGCCAATTTCTGTTGTACCAGACATGACTGAAACCCTAACATCAGGATTTTCAGCAATATCCTCATAGCTTTCTATACCTAATGGGTTTCCTGCTTGAACAACAAGCCCTTCACCATACACCATTTCCGGTTCAGCAAATATCGCATTCTCACAACGCTCTGGTGTGATTGCCATTCCCGAAGTAACAACATCATATTGTCCTGCGTTTAATCCAGGAATTAATTGGCTGTAATCCTGTAGTTGTGAATCCATATCATCTACCCCAAGCTCTGCAAATACG
It encodes the following:
- the ehuB gene encoding ectoine/hydroxyectoine ABC transporter substrate-binding protein EhuB, encoding MKKSLLIFLFLLTIVVLAACGGSDEEAGGDNGGGEGSSQPDDKLAELQESGTVTVGFANEEPYGYQGDDGELKGAAVDIAKAVFAELGVDDMDSQLQDYSQLIPGLNAGQYDVVTSGMAITPERCENAIFAEPEMVYGEGLVVQAGNPLGIESYEDIAENPDVRVSVMSGTTEIGYLETMGVSEDQITNAPDIPATFSAIQADRADVTTATEMTLRLAMETSDESQLEFVENFEQPDIEGVPSWGAPAFHPDNTDLRDAYNEALQDLKEDGTVEELLEANGFDPDSNSVAAGEITAESVCNGENY
- a CDS encoding alpha/beta fold hydrolase, with protein sequence MNKKIIISLTSSLIMIVGVITILYTPSKAKSEHYSGDPTVFVHGYKGTSNSFGFMLDRFENSYQWGNKALVYYVSSQGRVEEYNLNKGKQEPAFVQVVFENNRASIDDTTYWLSSALHHMKESYSIDSINLVGHSMGGITGLQYLQDYAGGEYPNVTKLVTIGSPFNGIYSHEYFQIHQDAGAIDLKPDSLALQLLHDKTIPENTNVLSVGSTGDTVAMPESVQAIQSIVPSHQLEEIMIENKRLGHSALHESKQVDKIIHSFLWQDDRR
- the ehuA gene encoding ectoine/hydroxyectoine ABC transporter ATP-binding protein EhuA, with protein sequence MLEPIVQFKDVHKSFGDVKVLTGIDLDIKPAEKVAVIGPSGSGKTTIIRMLMTLETPTSGDIIVDGVNLWKMEKNGKMVQANEKHLREVRDNIGMVFQHFNLFPHMTILKNCMSALIHVRKSDKEEARKQSAEMLEKVGLGDKLDMYPSQLSGGQKQRVAMARALVMRPKVMLFDEVTSALDPELVGEVLEVIRDLAKEGEMAMILVTHEMEFALDIADKVLFLDDGVIAEQGSPSQVLEHSTNERLQSFLHRFRR
- the ehuD gene encoding ectoine/hydroxyectoine ABC transporter permease subunit EhuD; the protein is MNNNSWSWETFADAFPIVIQGIGITLGLTIACYLFALVFGLVWTLLRRVPNKPFNWVITWIMEFIRSTPPLVQLFFLYYAWPMIPVVGVALSPFTSAVLGLGIHFSTYIGEVYRSGIDGVDKGQWEASRALNFSTRQKWTKIVLPQAIPPTIPMLGNYLIIMFKEVPLASTIGVVGILQMANDYGAQHWTYIEPLTIVAILFLILSYPSAILIKKLENRVNGNFNKKSALSTIEKRGAA
- the ehuC gene encoding ectoine/hydroxyectoine ABC transporter permease subunit EhuC translates to MNAIIDIFPVLMQGITITITVLLASAFFGYLMAFIAGLCRLSNNIVLRKFTGFYVEIFRGTSLIVQLFWLFYAIPILFGIELGSNWWAGVIAIALNYGAYMSEVVRGSILSIAKGQTEAATALNMSRLQRMRLVIFPQAVRMMLPEFGNYLIQMLKATSLVSLIGMTDILYYGDILRSNDLSQAPMVYLLVLVFYFIMALPLIWLTRKMEQVSKKGVAN
- a CDS encoding histidinol-phosphatase HisJ family protein; protein product: MFDYHIHSNFSADCETSMENTIEQAIKLGLKEVCFTEHIDYDYPDTTIHFEFDLDQYDRKLKEMQAAYAGRLRIKKGIEIGVQPHLLHRYETLMRERAFDFVICSMHTAEGKDLHSGSFLKNYTVNEAHQAYYEELLDCVKNYKNFDVLGHVDLIKRYTKEKSSNNFHDILAAIFKEIIPEGKGIELNTSGIRYGLEGGMPSVDILHLYKECGGEIVTLGSDSHIETTVAYQFKESLEMLEAIGFKYVATFANRKPTFHSIANLISSFT
- the murB gene encoding UDP-N-acetylmuramate dehydrogenase; amino-acid sequence: MYDKLIKLTPETNVMVNEPLKNHTYTHLGGEADFLVTPETYEQVQEIVKLANTETIPFTLLGNGSNLIVKDGGIRGIVMNLKKLTSVQTDGAIIVAQSGARIIDVSREALRVKLSGLEFACGIPGSVGGALFMNAGAYGGEIKDVLIRTKVVDREGTLLDLSAEQLDLTYRASNIPEKGYIVLEATFSLKVGEYEEIKAMMDDLTYKRESKQPLEYPSCGSVFKRPPGYFAGKLIQDSALQGQEIGGAQVSLKHAGFIVNKNDATAKEYIALIHHVQDTVKGKFGVNLEREVKIIGED